In the Deltaproteobacteria bacterium genome, one interval contains:
- the rplD gene encoding 50S ribosomal protein L4: MAVCDVYNMDGERVSDIDLVDEVFDVPVKQHVLHQVVTMQLTNKRSGTVATKGRSFVRGGGQKPYRQKGTGRARAGSRRSPLWRGGGVVFGPSPRSYGYKVPKKVRRQALKMALSSKLQDKDLIVVDRLDLEAVKTKRLVEVLAALRTKEVLIVIDRQNENLELCSRNVPYAKVLRSEGLNVYDILRFRSLILVEPAVNQIQERLLS, from the coding sequence ATGGCTGTTTGTGACGTTTATAATATGGACGGCGAAAGGGTCTCCGACATAGACTTGGTTGACGAGGTTTTTGATGTCCCGGTCAAGCAGCACGTCTTGCACCAGGTGGTCACTATGCAATTGACCAATAAGCGTTCGGGGACGGTGGCTACCAAAGGGCGTTCTTTTGTGCGTGGCGGCGGGCAGAAGCCTTACCGCCAGAAGGGGACTGGTCGCGCCCGAGCCGGCTCTCGAAGGTCTCCCCTGTGGCGCGGTGGCGGCGTAGTCTTTGGGCCGAGTCCGCGTAGTTACGGCTACAAGGTGCCCAAAAAAGTGCGCAGGCAAGCCCTTAAGATGGCGCTGAGCAGCAAATTACAGGATAAGGACTTGATCGTTGTGGACCGACTTGATTTGGAGGCTGTCAAGACCAAACGACTTGTGGAGGTCTTGGCCGCACTGAGAACGAAAGAGGTCCTTATCGTAATAGACCGACAGAATGAAAACTTGGAGCTTTGCTCCAGGAATGTGCCGTATGCCAAGGTGCTTCGCTCTGAGGGCTTGAACGTTTATGATATTTTGAGGTTTAGAAGCCTGATTCTAGTTGAGCCTGCCGTGAATCAGATACAGGAAAGATTACTCTCATGA
- the rpsC gene encoding 30S ribosomal protein S3, producing the protein MGQKVNPIGFRLGVIKSWDSRWFAGKEYASFIEDDYKIREFLKKKLYHAGISKIEIERWAKRIRLRIYAARPGIVIGKKGAEIELLKKELEKMVPQEVAIDIQEVRKPEVDSQLVAENVALQIVRRVAFRRAMKRSVASAMRFGAKGIKVCCSGRLGGAEMARTEWYKEGRIPLHTLRADIDYGFTEARTTYGVIGVKVWIFNGEILERERATAV; encoded by the coding sequence TTGGGACAGAAAGTCAACCCGATAGGCTTTAGACTTGGGGTGATCAAGTCGTGGGATTCTCGGTGGTTTGCGGGAAAGGAGTATGCCTCATTTATCGAAGATGATTACAAAATTCGGGAATTTCTAAAGAAAAAACTTTACCATGCCGGCATATCGAAGATCGAAATTGAAAGGTGGGCTAAGCGCATTAGGTTGCGAATATACGCGGCCCGCCCCGGAATCGTCATAGGGAAGAAAGGCGCCGAGATCGAATTGCTGAAAAAGGAACTGGAGAAGATGGTTCCTCAAGAGGTGGCTATTGATATTCAGGAGGTGAGGAAGCCCGAAGTTGACTCTCAGCTTGTTGCGGAAAACGTTGCTTTGCAGATCGTACGCAGGGTAGCCTTTCGCCGGGCTATGAAGAGAAGTGTCGCCTCTGCCATGAGGTTTGGCGCAAAGGGCATCAAGGTATGTTGCTCAGGTCGTCTGGGCGGCGCTGAGATGGCTCGTACTGAATGGTATAAGGAAGGCAGGATTCCTCTTCATACCTTGAGAGCTGACATTGATTATGGGTTCACTGAGGCCCGGACTACCTACGGTGTGATCGGGGTGAAAGTGTGGATATTTAATGGCGAGATCCTTGAACGAGAAAGGGCCACAGCGGTTTAG
- the rplB gene encoding 50S ribosomal protein L2 gives MALRKIKPTSPGRRFQTYDTFYDITSARPERNLLRPLKKSGGRNVHGRVTCRHRGGGHKQRYRLIDFKRDKVDVPAKVATIEYDPNRSARIALLHYVDGEKRYIVAPQDLRVGDMVVASETADIKPGNVLPLRYIPLGMQIHNVELRPGKGSQLVRSAGNYAQLMAKEGRYAHVKLPSGEVRMILIDCKATIGQVGNAEHGNISLGKAGRRRWLGRRPTVRGVAMNPVDHPMGGGEGKASGGRHPCSPWGVPTKGFRTRKKNKVSDRYIVKRRR, from the coding sequence ATGGCGCTTAGGAAAATAAAGCCGACCTCTCCAGGGCGACGATTTCAAACATATGATACGTTTTATGATATCACGTCTGCGCGGCCTGAGAGGAATTTGCTCCGGCCACTAAAGAAAAGTGGCGGCCGGAATGTCCATGGTCGTGTGACATGTCGCCATCGCGGGGGCGGACATAAGCAGCGATACCGCCTGATTGACTTTAAGCGTGACAAGGTAGATGTCCCGGCAAAGGTGGCTACTATAGAATACGATCCGAATCGATCAGCCCGCATAGCGCTTCTTCATTATGTGGATGGAGAGAAACGCTATATTGTTGCTCCTCAGGATCTTAGAGTGGGAGATATGGTTGTCGCAAGCGAGACGGCTGATATTAAGCCCGGCAACGTGTTGCCTCTTCGATATATTCCCCTTGGCATGCAGATCCACAACGTTGAACTGCGTCCCGGAAAGGGGAGCCAGTTGGTCCGAAGCGCGGGCAACTACGCTCAGTTGATGGCCAAGGAAGGGCGGTATGCGCACGTGAAGCTCCCGTCGGGCGAGGTGCGCATGATTCTGATAGATTGCAAGGCAACCATAGGCCAAGTGGGTAATGCAGAACACGGGAACATCTCTTTGGGCAAGGCGGGACGAAGGCGTTGGCTTGGCCGGAGACCAACGGTTCGGGGTGTGGCTATGAATCCCGTTGATCACCCCATGGGTGGTGGCGAAGGGAAGGCGTCTGGCGGACGTCATCCGTGCTCGCCTTGGGGGGTCCCAACAAAAGGTTTCAGAACCCGTAAGAAGAATAAAGTGAGTGATCGCTACATTGTAAAACGTCGGCGGTAG
- the rplW gene encoding 50S ribosomal protein L23, which translates to MTSYEILNRPLITEKSTTQKESTNQLTFEVDRRANKVEIRRAVERIFNVRVVAVQTMQMKGKVKRFGRILGKRRNWKKAIVTLAQGEHVEFFEGV; encoded by the coding sequence ATGACGTCATACGAGATTCTCAATAGGCCCTTGATCACCGAAAAGAGTACAACCCAGAAGGAGAGCACCAATCAGCTTACATTTGAGGTGGATAGAAGAGCCAACAAGGTTGAGATACGGCGGGCCGTTGAGCGGATCTTCAATGTCAGGGTCGTAGCTGTTCAGACGATGCAGATGAAAGGCAAGGTCAAGCGCTTTGGACGGATCCTTGGCAAACGTCGCAACTGGAAGAAGGCGATTGTCACCTTGGCCCAGGGTGAACATGTTGAGTTTTTCGAAGGAGTATGA
- the map gene encoding type I methionyl aminopeptidase, with translation MVILKSSREIDKIRRSNQMVAEILEILKGKVAPGIDTLTLNRISEELAIKRKARPAFKDYRGFPFSLCASVNEQVVHGFPCKRPLKEGDILSMDFGIYHDGYYGDAAITVPVGKISKSAQHLMDITKEALFLGIEQATPGNRLSDISHAIQKHVEGAGFSVVRKFVGHGIGKNLHEDPQIPNYGKPGTGIRLKPGMVFAIEPMVNSGGYEVETLKDGWTAVTKDGSLSAHFEHTIAITENGPVILSVTDKAGAS, from the coding sequence ATGGTTATCTTAAAATCTTCAAGGGAAATTGACAAAATCCGCCGCAGCAACCAAATGGTTGCAGAGATACTTGAGATACTGAAGGGAAAAGTTGCTCCCGGCATTGACACGTTAACCCTGAACAGGATATCCGAAGAATTGGCCATAAAGAGAAAAGCCAGACCTGCTTTTAAGGACTATAGGGGCTTTCCATTCAGTCTGTGTGCATCCGTGAACGAGCAAGTAGTTCACGGATTTCCGTGCAAACGCCCCCTGAAAGAGGGGGACATCCTGAGCATGGATTTTGGTATCTACCATGATGGCTATTATGGTGATGCGGCCATCACTGTCCCTGTGGGCAAAATCTCGAAAAGTGCCCAGCATCTCATGGACATTACAAAAGAAGCTCTTTTTTTGGGAATTGAGCAGGCAACGCCGGGTAATCGACTGTCTGATATCTCCCATGCCATTCAAAAGCACGTAGAGGGTGCTGGATTTTCTGTTGTTCGGAAATTCGTGGGACACGGCATAGGAAAAAACCTGCATGAGGACCCTCAGATACCAAATTACGGGAAACCGGGCACGGGCATCCGCCTGAAGCCAGGCATGGTGTTTGCCATTGAACCTATGGTCAATTCCGGAGGATACGAGGTCGAAACCCTGAAAGACGGCTGGACGGCTGTGACGAAAGATGGCAGCCTGTCAGCCCATTTTGAACATACTATTGCTATTACGGAAAACGGGCCGGTTATCCTGAGTGTCACGGATAAGGCGGGAGCGTCCTGA
- the rpsH gene encoding 30S ribosomal protein S8, producing MSVTDPLADMLTRIRNAYTAKHGKVDIPASNMKISIAKILKSEGYIKNYKLLKEQGHGILRLYLKYQERNQGIITGLKRLSKPGRRVYVKKKDIPFVLNGMGIAVLSTSKGILTDREARKQNVGGELLCGIW from the coding sequence ATGTCAGTAACTGATCCGTTGGCTGATATGCTGACCCGTATCAGGAATGCATATACGGCCAAACATGGCAAGGTGGACATTCCCGCATCTAACATGAAGATCAGCATTGCCAAGATATTGAAAAGCGAAGGCTACATTAAGAACTATAAATTGCTCAAAGAACAAGGCCATGGGATATTGAGACTTTATCTCAAGTATCAAGAGCGCAACCAGGGAATTATTACAGGACTGAAGCGCCTGAGCAAACCGGGCCGACGAGTGTATGTTAAGAAGAAAGATATACCTTTTGTTTTAAATGGAATGGGCATAGCTGTGCTCTCGACCTCAAAAGGGATTCTTACGGACCGTGAAGCGAGAAAGCAGAATGTCGGCGGCGAGCTTTTGTGCGGTATCTGGTAG
- a CDS encoding 50S ribosomal protein L18: MGALSKKKEARLKRKKHVRKTVFGTEDRPRLTVFRSARHMYAQVVVDTTGHAVTAASTLEKEARQHSPFGSKAEAAEFVGRLVAQRAMEKGVSKVVFDRNGFLFHGRVRALATGARKQGLDF, encoded by the coding sequence ATGGGGGCATTAAGCAAAAAGAAAGAAGCGCGTTTGAAACGGAAAAAACATGTGCGGAAAACCGTCTTTGGCACAGAGGATCGACCGAGACTTACGGTTTTCAGGAGCGCACGTCACATGTATGCTCAAGTTGTGGTTGATACGACTGGTCATGCAGTGACTGCAGCTTCTACCCTTGAGAAAGAGGCGCGCCAGCATTCTCCGTTTGGAAGCAAAGCAGAGGCAGCAGAATTTGTGGGCAGGCTCGTTGCACAGAGGGCAATGGAAAAAGGGGTGTCTAAAGTGGTTTTTGACCGGAATGGTTTTCTGTTTCACGGTCGAGTGCGTGCTCTTGCGACAGGGGCTCGTAAACAAGGTCTTGATTTTTAG
- the rplE gene encoding 50S ribosomal protein L5 produces MSNLKTFYRQQIVPELIGKFGYKNVMQVPKLSKIVLNMGLGEAIQNIKVLDSAMEELALIAGQKPVVRRARKSIASFKLRAGMPIGCTVTLRGDRMYDLFTRLVNIALPRLRDFRGVSGKAFDGRGNYSLGIKEHIIFPEIDYDKIDRIQGLNITVVTNAETDEEGKELLRLMGMPFRN; encoded by the coding sequence ATGTCTAATTTGAAGACCTTTTATCGACAACAAATCGTTCCAGAACTCATAGGCAAGTTTGGGTATAAGAATGTCATGCAGGTCCCAAAACTGAGTAAGATCGTGCTGAACATGGGGCTTGGAGAGGCAATACAGAATATCAAGGTTCTTGATTCTGCCATGGAAGAACTTGCACTGATCGCGGGCCAAAAGCCAGTGGTAAGGCGCGCACGCAAATCGATTGCGTCGTTCAAGCTCAGGGCAGGTATGCCGATAGGCTGCACGGTGACCCTTCGAGGGGATCGCATGTATGACTTATTTACAAGGCTTGTTAACATTGCATTGCCCAGGTTGCGGGACTTTCGCGGGGTATCCGGCAAGGCCTTTGACGGGCGGGGCAACTATTCCTTGGGCATCAAGGAACATATCATATTCCCGGAAATCGACTATGACAAGATCGACAGGATTCAGGGGTTGAACATAACCGTCGTGACCAATGCGGAAACTGACGAGGAAGGCAAAGAACTCCTAAGACTAATGGGAATGCCTTTTAGGAACTGA
- the secY gene encoding preprotein translocase subunit SecY, whose amino-acid sequence MVGGFQNIFKIPELKKRVLYTFALLMVYRIGCAVPTPGIDGDALASFFARAKGTLLGMFDMFSGGALERLSVFALGIMPYISASIILQLLTVVVPHLERLSKEGEAGRKKITQYTRYGTVFLSIIQGFGIAVGLERMSVPGAATIVAYPGWSFRLITVITLTAGTAFIMWLGEQITERGIGNGISLIIFAGIVARMPNAVSNTFSLMRTGEIGVFLVLTLLVVMVAVVGFIIFVERGQRRIPVQYAKRIVGRKMYGGQSTHLPLKINTSGVIPPIFASSIIMFPATIANFVKVPWVQSAAQAMTPDSIIYNLVYVGFIIFFCFFYTAVTFNPVDVADNMKKYGGYIPGIRPGKRTADYIDRVLTRITFGGALYVSAVCVLPTLLISRFNVPFYFGGTALLIVVGVAIDTVSQMESHMLARHYEGFMKKGGAFKGRR is encoded by the coding sequence ATGGTAGGTGGTTTTCAGAATATATTCAAGATACCGGAACTAAAGAAGCGCGTTCTCTATACGTTTGCACTCTTGATGGTGTATCGCATTGGCTGTGCCGTGCCAACACCCGGTATCGACGGAGATGCCCTTGCTTCATTTTTCGCCCGTGCCAAGGGAACCCTGTTGGGGATGTTTGACATGTTTTCCGGTGGCGCTCTGGAAAGGCTTTCTGTATTTGCCCTGGGAATTATGCCTTATATCAGCGCATCCATCATTTTGCAGCTTCTCACCGTGGTTGTTCCTCATCTTGAACGACTTTCTAAGGAAGGAGAAGCCGGCCGAAAAAAAATTACCCAATACACACGTTACGGCACAGTTTTCCTGAGTATCATCCAGGGGTTTGGCATCGCTGTCGGGCTTGAGAGGATGAGTGTGCCGGGTGCGGCCACGATCGTGGCCTATCCTGGATGGAGTTTTAGATTGATAACAGTGATTACACTTACTGCCGGCACGGCTTTTATTATGTGGTTGGGCGAGCAAATTACTGAACGCGGGATTGGCAACGGGATTTCCTTGATCATATTTGCAGGGATTGTAGCTCGTATGCCAAACGCAGTTAGCAACACCTTTAGTTTGATGAGAACGGGGGAGATAGGCGTTTTTCTGGTCTTGACATTACTGGTTGTGATGGTGGCTGTTGTGGGATTTATCATATTTGTGGAACGCGGCCAGCGACGTATTCCAGTGCAATATGCTAAACGGATCGTCGGCCGAAAGATGTACGGTGGGCAGAGCACCCATCTACCCCTTAAAATCAACACGTCAGGCGTCATTCCTCCCATTTTTGCTTCATCTATCATTATGTTTCCTGCCACGATCGCCAATTTTGTTAAAGTGCCGTGGGTTCAGAGCGCCGCTCAGGCCATGACACCCGACAGCATTATATATAACCTCGTTTACGTTGGGTTTATCATATTCTTTTGCTTTTTTTATACGGCAGTCACTTTCAATCCGGTTGATGTGGCCGATAACATGAAAAAATACGGCGGCTATATCCCCGGCATCAGGCCAGGCAAGCGTACGGCGGACTATATTGACCGAGTGCTCACACGCATTACTTTTGGCGGAGCTCTGTACGTATCGGCCGTTTGCGTGCTCCCGACCCTGCTGATTTCCAGATTCAATGTGCCCTTCTACTTTGGTGGCACGGCCCTTCTGATTGTAGTGGGTGTCGCCATAGATACCGTTAGCCAGATGGAAAGCCACATGCTGGCTCGACATTACGAAGGCTTCATGAAGAAGGGGGGGGCGTTCAAAGGTCGCCGATGA
- the rplN gene encoding 50S ribosomal protein L14 — translation MIQAETKLQVADNSGARKLYCIRVLGGSRRRYARIGDVIVVAVKEAIPHAKVKKGDVMRAVVVRTTKELRRPDGSYIKFDDNSAVLINPNGEPVGTRIFGPVARELRAKKFMKIISLAPEVL, via the coding sequence ATGATACAGGCGGAAACCAAGTTGCAGGTTGCGGACAATTCGGGAGCAAGAAAACTGTATTGCATCAGGGTACTGGGGGGGTCCAGGCGACGGTATGCAAGGATTGGTGATGTTATTGTTGTCGCAGTGAAGGAGGCAATACCACACGCGAAGGTAAAGAAGGGCGACGTAATGCGGGCGGTCGTGGTCAGGACCACAAAGGAATTGCGCAGGCCTGATGGCTCTTACATTAAGTTTGACGATAACTCGGCGGTGCTGATCAATCCGAACGGGGAACCCGTTGGAACCCGTATCTTTGGCCCTGTGGCCAGAGAACTTCGAGCAAAAAAATTTATGAAGATCATTTCATTGGCTCCAGAGGTATTATAA
- the rplV gene encoding 50S ribosomal protein L22 translates to MEVRAVAKYVRISPTKVRRVAIAIKGKPVEDALNLLGYMPQRSAKILAKVIRSAVANADQKPDIDVDSLSVSNIAVNQGPSLKRFRPRAMGRATRILKRTSHVTIVLAE, encoded by the coding sequence ATGGAAGTTAGGGCGGTAGCCAAGTACGTACGGATTTCTCCCACAAAGGTTCGGCGGGTGGCAATAGCCATCAAGGGCAAGCCTGTAGAGGACGCCCTGAATCTTTTGGGCTATATGCCACAGCGTTCAGCCAAAATTCTGGCAAAGGTGATTCGTTCGGCGGTGGCAAATGCTGACCAGAAGCCTGACATTGACGTGGATAGCCTGTCCGTTTCAAATATTGCCGTTAATCAGGGCCCAAGCTTGAAACGTTTCAGGCCTCGGGCCATGGGTCGAGCAACCAGAATTCTGAAACGCACCAGTCACGTTACGATTGTGCTGGCCGAATAA
- the rplP gene encoding 50S ribosomal protein L16, with the protein MLSPKKVKYRKQQKGRMRGTAYRGSELTFGEFGLQALECASITSQQIEAARIAMTRHVKRGGKIWIRVFPDKPFTKKPAETRMGKGKGSPEGWVAVVKPGRILYEMEGISLELAKEALRLASHKLPFRTRTVVRGER; encoded by the coding sequence ATGTTGAGTCCTAAGAAGGTTAAATACCGAAAACAACAAAAGGGCAGAATGAGAGGCACGGCCTATCGCGGGTCGGAGTTGACGTTTGGGGAATTTGGACTTCAAGCTCTTGAGTGCGCCAGTATTACCTCTCAGCAAATAGAGGCTGCCCGTATTGCCATGACACGCCATGTGAAACGTGGCGGGAAGATCTGGATCCGAGTCTTTCCGGACAAACCGTTTACGAAAAAGCCGGCTGAAACCAGAATGGGCAAAGGAAAGGGCTCTCCTGAGGGCTGGGTTGCAGTCGTAAAGCCAGGGCGGATTCTCTACGAGATGGAAGGAATTTCATTGGAGCTTGCAAAAGAGGCACTTCGGCTGGCTTCACATAAACTCCCGTTCAGAACACGCACAGTGGTGCGAGGGGAGCGTTGA
- the rplF gene encoding 50S ribosomal protein L6, whose amino-acid sequence MSRVGKRPVPLPDSVTVSCEGRNLTVNGPKGDLSRLIHGDAELNIEDGLVNVIVSGENKKASAIQGLTRTLVANMIWGVTQGFERVLELIGVGYRVDLKSNVLTFAVGYSHPVVYKLPDGITASVDKNRIVLRGIDKELLGATAATIRGFRKPEPYKGKGIKYAEQRIRRKVGKSGAK is encoded by the coding sequence ATGTCACGAGTGGGAAAGCGACCAGTTCCCTTACCCGATAGCGTGACCGTCTCCTGTGAGGGCCGGAACCTCACCGTGAATGGGCCGAAAGGGGATTTGTCTCGTCTGATACATGGCGATGCAGAACTGAACATTGAGGATGGTCTTGTCAATGTCATCGTGTCTGGCGAAAACAAGAAAGCCTCGGCCATCCAGGGATTGACGCGTACTCTGGTGGCAAACATGATCTGGGGCGTTACTCAAGGGTTTGAACGCGTCTTGGAACTCATTGGCGTGGGTTACCGCGTTGATTTGAAGTCGAATGTTTTGACGTTTGCAGTGGGATATTCTCATCCTGTTGTTTACAAACTTCCTGACGGCATAACGGCCTCGGTCGACAAGAACAGAATAGTTCTGAGAGGTATCGACAAGGAGCTGCTTGGAGCGACGGCTGCAACCATTAGGGGTTTTAGAAAGCCCGAGCCGTACAAAGGCAAAGGAATCAAGTACGCCGAACAGCGCATTAGACGTAAAGTCGGCAAGTCTGGCGCCAAGTAG
- the rpmC gene encoding 50S ribosomal protein L29: MKASEIRELGLEEIRQKLSELTEEQFNLRFQHATDQLENAMRLRHVKHDIARMKTVLRELELRPGLGS; the protein is encoded by the coding sequence ATGAAAGCAAGTGAGATCAGAGAGCTGGGTTTAGAGGAAATCCGCCAAAAATTGAGCGAGTTAACAGAAGAGCAATTCAATCTCAGGTTTCAGCACGCTACCGACCAGCTTGAAAACGCCATGAGGCTGCGTCATGTCAAGCACGATATCGCTCGCATGAAAACCGTTTTGAGGGAGTTGGAGCTGAGGCCTGGTCTTGGCTCGTAG
- a CDS encoding 50S ribosomal protein L24 has translation MAAGRCSIKKDDRVKVVAGKEKGKIGKVLKVLHEKERLIVENVNFVKCHTRPGGKTPRGGIIEKEASIHWSNLMLMCDKCINPIRVKMQRLEDGKKVRVCRKCGEIIDK, from the coding sequence ATGGCAGCCGGAAGGTGCAGCATCAAGAAGGACGACAGAGTCAAAGTGGTGGCTGGCAAGGAGAAGGGCAAAATCGGCAAGGTCCTAAAAGTGCTTCATGAGAAGGAACGCCTTATAGTTGAAAATGTCAATTTCGTGAAGTGTCATACGAGACCCGGGGGCAAGACACCTCGCGGGGGGATTATAGAGAAGGAGGCCTCCATTCATTGGTCCAACCTGATGCTGATGTGTGACAAGTGCATAAACCCCATTAGGGTTAAGATGCAGCGCCTTGAAGATGGCAAGAAGGTCAGGGTCTGCAGGAAATGCGGGGAGATCATTGATAAGTGA
- the rpsE gene encoding 30S ribosomal protein S5, translating to MIGKETDEIQLIDKVVHISRTAKVVKGGRRFSFSAVVVVGDGNGKVGCGLGKANEVPEAIRKGVERAKKNMTQVVLVNRTIPYEVIGKHGAGRVLLKPASQGTGVIAGGAVRAVLEAAGVQNILTKCMRSHNPHNLVKATLDGLCQLRSRETIAAWRGKQPGEI from the coding sequence TTGATAGGCAAAGAGACAGACGAGATTCAGCTAATAGACAAGGTCGTTCATATAAGCCGGACAGCCAAGGTGGTCAAAGGGGGGCGTCGCTTTAGTTTTAGCGCTGTTGTTGTCGTCGGGGATGGCAACGGCAAAGTGGGATGCGGCTTGGGCAAGGCCAACGAGGTGCCTGAGGCCATTCGCAAAGGGGTCGAACGCGCCAAGAAGAACATGACCCAGGTGGTCTTGGTGAACCGTACCATCCCCTATGAGGTCATAGGCAAACATGGCGCTGGGCGGGTGCTTCTGAAGCCTGCTTCCCAAGGCACCGGTGTCATTGCCGGCGGCGCAGTGCGCGCTGTATTGGAGGCCGCTGGCGTGCAGAATATCCTGACAAAGTGTATGAGGTCTCACAACCCCCACAACTTGGTCAAGGCCACGCTTGATGGTTTGTGTCAACTACGGAGCCGCGAAACGATTGCGGCTTGGCGTGGCAAGCAGCCTGGCGAGATATAA
- a CDS encoding type Z 30S ribosomal protein S14: protein MARKALRVRVKREPKFRSRAYSRCPICGRARAFMRKFGVCRICFRNLALMGQLPGVVKSSW from the coding sequence GTGGCAAGGAAAGCTCTGAGGGTTAGGGTGAAACGCGAACCCAAGTTTCGCAGTAGGGCCTATTCAAGGTGTCCAATATGTGGACGAGCTAGGGCCTTTATGAGAAAATTTGGCGTTTGCCGCATATGTTTCAGGAACTTGGCGCTCATGGGGCAGTTACCGGGAGTAGTCAAGTCGAGCTGGTAA
- the rpsS gene encoding 30S ribosomal protein S19, with amino-acid sequence MPRSLKKGPYIEPKLLRKVLVAQESGSRKVIKTWSRRSTIVPELVSLTLAVHNGKKFVPVFVSEDMVGHKLGEFAPTRTFYGHAGVKKTRIKAKK; translated from the coding sequence ATGCCGCGTTCACTGAAGAAAGGCCCTTATATCGAGCCTAAATTGTTACGCAAAGTCCTGGTGGCACAGGAGAGTGGGAGCCGGAAGGTAATCAAGACATGGTCCAGGCGCTCGACTATTGTGCCTGAATTGGTTTCTCTCACGCTGGCCGTACATAATGGGAAGAAGTTTGTACCCGTCTTCGTCTCAGAAGATATGGTGGGCCATAAACTGGGGGAGTTTGCGCCGACAAGGACTTTTTACGGACATGCTGGCGTTAAGAAGACACGCATAAAAGCTAAGAAGTGA
- the rplO gene encoding 50S ribosomal protein L15: MKLHELSPPKGARRLAKRVGRGLGSGNGKTAGRGSNGQKSRSGGNLRPGFEGGQMPLQRRLPKRGFTNIFKKQYAIVNVRDLGRFDKGSVVDEAALAGAGLVARKRDGVKLLGHGAIDYPLVIRVNRCSKSAQASIEAAGGQVELV, translated from the coding sequence ATGAAACTCCATGAACTGTCGCCTCCGAAAGGAGCCCGGAGATTAGCCAAACGCGTTGGCCGAGGACTCGGTTCTGGAAATGGCAAGACTGCCGGACGCGGCTCAAACGGGCAGAAGAGCCGTTCTGGCGGGAACCTCAGGCCCGGATTTGAAGGTGGTCAGATGCCGCTGCAGCGGCGTTTGCCGAAGCGTGGCTTTACCAATATTTTTAAGAAACAATATGCTATTGTTAACGTGAGGGACCTGGGGCGTTTTGACAAGGGATCAGTGGTAGACGAGGCGGCCCTGGCGGGCGCTGGGCTTGTTGCACGAAAGCGAGACGGAGTGAAACTGCTAGGACACGGCGCCATTGATTACCCCCTGGTTATCAGGGTGAACCGTTGTAGCAAGTCAGCGCAGGCCAGCATTGAAGCTGCTGGTGGGCAGGTAGAACTGGTGTGA
- the rpsQ gene encoding 30S ribosomal protein S17, protein MKDRGIRKRRIGRVVSDKMDKTVVVAIDRIVKHSVYKKYVKRRSKCVAHDEKNMCALGDKVMIIETRPLSKTKRWRVCEVMQKAV, encoded by the coding sequence ATGAAAGATCGGGGAATACGAAAAAGACGCATTGGCAGGGTTGTAAGTGACAAGATGGACAAGACTGTTGTCGTGGCCATAGATAGAATTGTCAAGCATTCTGTATACAAAAAGTATGTTAAACGACGTTCCAAGTGTGTGGCCCATGATGAGAAAAATATGTGCGCTTTGGGCGACAAGGTAATGATCATAGAAACAAGGCCACTGAGCAAGACAAAGAGGTGGCGCGTTTGTGAGGTTATGCAAAAGGCTGTTTAA
- the rpmD gene encoding 50S ribosomal protein L30, producing the protein MSEALRITLKKSLIGRPEKHRRTVRSLGLRKLNSTVILKDTPCIRGMIRKVPHLLEVEEGSNETP; encoded by the coding sequence ATGTCTGAAGCGCTTAGGATTACGTTAAAAAAAAGTCTCATAGGAAGACCGGAGAAGCACCGGCGGACTGTTCGAAGTCTGGGTTTAAGGAAGTTAAATAGCACGGTTATTTTGAAGGATACCCCTTGCATCAGGGGAATGATTCGAAAGGTGCCCCATCTACTAGAGGTTGAGGAGGGCTCGAATGAAACTCCATGA